One genomic region from Ornithinicoccus hortensis encodes:
- a CDS encoding cell division protein CrgA, translating to MPESKGRPPKKSRSREKPPPDVAKAPAANPPWFVPVMCGLMIFGVLWVSTFYITSGDWPLKIGYWNLVIGLGSIMAGFAMATRWR from the coding sequence GTGCCGGAGTCCAAGGGCCGCCCGCCCAAGAAGTCCCGATCCCGCGAGAAGCCGCCGCCGGACGTCGCCAAGGCACCGGCGGCCAACCCGCCGTGGTTCGTCCCGGTGATGTGTGGGCTGATGATCTTCGGCGTGCTGTGGGTGTCCACCTTCTACATCACCTCGGGCGACTGGCCGCTCAAGATCGGCTACTGGAACCTGGTGATCGGCCTGGGCTCGATCATGGCGGGGTTCGCCATGGCGACCCGGTGGCGCTGA
- a CDS encoding ribose-phosphate diphosphokinase, with protein MREIVVFSGSAHPGLAKDICDGLGVRLAPSTISRFSNDCLQAQLRANCRQRDVYIVQPLVRPTQDMLMELLLMVDAARGASAAQITAVIPHYAYARSDKKDSSRISLGGRLVADLLGTAGVDRVLTMALHAPQVHGFFPVPVDHLTAIGVLADHFRGLDLADSVVVSPDLGNAKTATQFARLLGLPVAAGSKQRMADDKVVIDAIVGDVAGRRAIVLDDEIATGGSIVELLERLEDAGCTEAAVACTHGLFAGPAVERLRNHPMITQVVTTDTVPAPADWPELQVRTVADLFAEAIGRIHAGESVSSLFDGVDPAYAPPQGSLFDQS; from the coding sequence ATGCGCGAGATCGTCGTGTTCTCCGGGAGTGCCCATCCGGGTCTTGCCAAGGACATCTGCGATGGCCTGGGGGTGCGGTTGGCGCCCTCGACCATCAGCAGGTTCAGCAACGACTGCCTCCAGGCGCAGTTGCGGGCCAACTGCCGGCAACGGGACGTCTACATCGTCCAGCCGCTGGTGCGACCGACCCAGGACATGCTGATGGAGCTGCTCCTGATGGTGGATGCGGCCCGGGGTGCGTCGGCGGCCCAGATCACCGCGGTGATCCCGCACTACGCCTACGCCCGGTCGGACAAGAAGGACTCCTCGCGGATCTCCCTGGGCGGCCGCCTGGTCGCCGACCTGTTGGGCACGGCCGGCGTCGACCGGGTGCTCACCATGGCGCTGCACGCGCCCCAGGTGCACGGCTTCTTCCCGGTCCCGGTCGACCACCTGACGGCGATCGGCGTGCTCGCCGACCACTTCCGGGGGCTGGACCTAGCCGACTCGGTGGTGGTGTCACCGGACCTGGGCAACGCCAAGACCGCAACCCAGTTCGCGCGGCTGCTCGGCCTGCCGGTCGCGGCCGGCAGCAAGCAGCGGATGGCCGACGACAAGGTCGTCATCGACGCGATCGTCGGTGACGTCGCGGGCCGCCGCGCGATCGTGCTGGACGACGAGATCGCCACCGGGGGCTCCATCGTGGAGCTGCTGGAGCGGCTCGAGGACGCCGGGTGCACCGAGGCCGCGGTGGCCTGCACGCACGGGCTCTTCGCCGGTCCGGCGGTGGAGCGGTTGCGGAACCACCCGATGATCACGCAGGTGGTCACCACCGACACGGTGCCGGCACCGGCGGACTGGCCAGAACTGCAGGTGCGCACGGTCGCCGACCTGTTCGCCGAGGCGATCGGGCGGATCCACGCCGGTGAGTCGGTGAGCAGCCTGTTCGACGGGGTGGACCCGGCCTACGCCCCGCCCCAGGGGTCGCTCTTCGACCAGTCCTGA
- a CDS encoding peptidylprolyl isomerase, translating to MNVTFQTNKGDINLVLFPDHAPKTVRNFVGLAKGELDYKDDAGRANPTPYFDGLGFHRIIPNFMIQGGCPLGQGTGGPGFEFDDEISPDKDFSQPYVLAMANAGKRMGKGTNGSQFFITTAPTPWLQGKHTIFGEVADGASREVVDAIGNVPTGRMDRPIDPVVIEKVIVSE from the coding sequence ATGAACGTGACCTTCCAGACGAACAAGGGCGACATCAACCTCGTCCTCTTCCCCGACCACGCCCCCAAGACCGTCCGCAACTTCGTCGGACTGGCCAAGGGCGAGCTGGACTACAAGGACGACGCGGGCCGCGCCAACCCGACCCCCTACTTCGACGGCCTGGGCTTCCACCGGATCATCCCGAACTTCATGATCCAGGGTGGCTGCCCGCTCGGTCAGGGCACCGGTGGCCCCGGCTTCGAGTTCGACGACGAGATCAGCCCGGACAAGGACTTCAGCCAGCCCTACGTGCTGGCCATGGCCAACGCCGGCAAGCGGATGGGCAAGGGCACCAACGGTTCCCAGTTCTTCATCACGACTGCGCCGACCCCCTGGCTGCAGGGCAAGCACACCATCTTCGGCGAGGTGGCCGACGGCGCCAGCCGCGAGGTCGTGGACGCGATCGGCAACGTGCCGACCGGCCGGATGGACCGTCCGATCGACCCGGTCGTCATCGAGAAGGTCATCGTCTCCGAGTGA
- the pknB gene encoding Stk1 family PASTA domain-containing Ser/Thr kinase, with the protein MSEEPRVLGGRYEVGGLIGRGGMAEVHVGHDLRLGRTVAIKILRTDLARDTSFLARFRREAQSAAGLNHPAIVAVYDSGEQEHHESGGAPVMVPYIVMEHVEGKTLRQVLNDEKVLDPDEAARITASVLSALEYSHQRGIVHRDIKPANVMVTRGGAVKVMDFGIARALADTAATMTQTQAVLGTARYLSPEQAQGLDVDTRSDLYSAGCLFYELLTGRTPFVGDPVSLVYQHIGEQPKAPSTIQQDLGPAMDAVALHALGKSPDTRYQTAAAFRDDLHAARAGRPVSADAQETLRRVGYAAGVVGMAAQTPLGQDQPTEAIPRTGPPQGAARATPPAGQGPPEGHGPAYRDDFESTDEIPVREERHGGGWLVLTMLALLALAGIGWVVFQVLGPNGDDPEEPIEVTVPDVVGRTEAQAVEAITNANLVADVSYENDDEAKGRVIEQTPTGNARADEGSTVELVVSQGPDSITVPDVRDFTEQAARARLGSFNLLVADEVEEENNPEFDKGRVIRTEPPTGEAAAPDEEVVLVLASGKVEVPDVVGDNANQAFSQLSNDFRLEVEIEYQDSAEVEENTVLEQSLDPDAEVDYGTEIVLTVSRTPPETVTRTESVTVTQPPPTTDPEEPTDTDPPTTTGPPDDPTGTDPPGDSETITFGPGGPGADPDD; encoded by the coding sequence ATGAGCGAGGAACCACGCGTCCTCGGGGGACGCTACGAGGTCGGCGGGCTGATCGGCCGGGGCGGCATGGCCGAGGTGCACGTCGGCCACGACCTCCGGCTGGGCCGGACCGTCGCCATCAAGATCCTGCGGACCGACCTGGCCAGGGACACCTCGTTCCTGGCCCGGTTCCGGCGCGAGGCGCAGTCCGCGGCCGGGCTGAACCACCCGGCCATCGTGGCCGTCTACGACTCGGGGGAGCAGGAGCACCACGAGTCCGGCGGGGCCCCGGTGATGGTCCCCTACATCGTGATGGAGCACGTCGAGGGCAAGACGCTCCGGCAGGTGCTCAACGACGAGAAGGTGCTGGACCCCGACGAGGCCGCGCGGATCACCGCGTCCGTACTCTCCGCGCTCGAGTACTCCCACCAGCGCGGGATCGTGCACCGCGACATCAAGCCGGCCAACGTGATGGTGACCCGCGGCGGCGCGGTGAAGGTGATGGACTTCGGCATCGCCCGGGCCCTGGCCGACACCGCCGCGACCATGACCCAGACCCAGGCGGTGCTCGGCACCGCCCGCTACCTCTCCCCGGAGCAGGCGCAAGGGCTGGACGTCGACACCCGCTCCGACCTCTACTCCGCCGGGTGCTTGTTCTACGAGCTGTTGACCGGACGCACCCCCTTCGTCGGCGACCCCGTGTCGCTGGTCTACCAGCACATCGGGGAGCAGCCGAAGGCACCGTCCACGATCCAGCAGGACCTGGGGCCGGCGATGGACGCGGTCGCGCTGCACGCCCTGGGCAAGTCACCGGACACCCGCTACCAGACGGCCGCCGCCTTCCGCGACGACCTGCACGCCGCCCGCGCGGGTCGCCCGGTCAGTGCCGACGCCCAGGAGACGCTGCGCCGGGTGGGGTATGCCGCGGGCGTGGTCGGCATGGCCGCACAGACTCCCCTGGGCCAGGACCAGCCGACCGAGGCGATCCCCCGGACCGGCCCGCCGCAGGGTGCCGCCCGGGCGACACCGCCCGCCGGTCAGGGGCCCCCGGAAGGCCACGGTCCGGCATACCGGGACGACTTCGAGAGCACCGACGAGATCCCGGTGCGCGAGGAGCGGCACGGGGGCGGCTGGTTGGTGCTCACCATGCTGGCGCTGCTCGCCCTCGCGGGCATCGGCTGGGTCGTCTTCCAGGTCCTCGGACCGAACGGCGACGACCCGGAGGAGCCGATCGAGGTGACCGTCCCCGACGTGGTGGGGCGCACCGAGGCGCAGGCCGTCGAGGCGATCACGAACGCCAACCTGGTGGCCGACGTCAGTTACGAGAACGACGACGAGGCGAAGGGGCGGGTGATCGAGCAGACCCCGACCGGCAACGCCCGCGCCGACGAGGGCAGCACCGTGGAGCTGGTGGTCTCGCAGGGTCCGGACTCGATCACCGTGCCGGACGTGCGCGACTTCACCGAGCAGGCGGCCAGGGCCCGGCTCGGCTCGTTCAACCTGCTCGTGGCCGACGAGGTCGAGGAGGAGAACAACCCCGAGTTCGACAAGGGCCGGGTGATCAGGACCGAGCCACCCACCGGGGAGGCCGCCGCCCCTGACGAGGAGGTCGTGCTCGTCCTGGCCAGCGGCAAGGTGGAGGTGCCCGACGTCGTCGGCGACAACGCCAACCAGGCGTTCTCCCAGTTGAGCAACGACTTCCGGCTGGAGGTCGAGATCGAGTACCAGGACAGCGCGGAGGTCGAGGAAAACACCGTGCTGGAGCAGTCGCTGGATCCGGATGCGGAGGTCGACTACGGCACCGAGATCGTCCTCACCGTGTCGCGGACGCCCCCGGAGACGGTCACCCGGACCGAGTCCGTGACCGTGACCCAGCCCCCGCCGACGACCGACCCCGAGGAGCCGACGGACACCGATCCGCCGACGACGACGGGGCCCCCCGACGACCCCACCGGGACCGACCCGCCCGGCGACAGCGAGACGATCACCTTCGGACCGGGGGGCCCCGGGGCGGATCCGGACGACTAG
- a CDS encoding DUF881 domain-containing protein — MTSERPARRRGSWRVLVPVVTLAAGLMFGTSAALADRTGSVERPTDLAGLIQERNRAVADLTRQAEELSAEVDGLSRDGSTVRQTTAQADRIAPGVGTLPVQGPALRVTLDDAGYSLETLPEGYTVDDVVVHQQDVQSVVNALWSGGAEAMMIQDQRIVATSSVQCVGNTLYLQGRVYSPPYSITAIGDVEGMQQALEDDPVVTNFRGWSRALGLGYQVEDVGVQEFPGYAGPTRPLHAEVITPREPTEPTVGPVQR; from the coding sequence ATGACCAGCGAACGGCCGGCTCGACGGCGAGGGTCCTGGCGCGTCCTGGTGCCGGTCGTCACGCTGGCCGCCGGGCTGATGTTCGGCACCTCCGCGGCGCTCGCCGACCGCACCGGGTCCGTGGAGCGCCCGACGGACCTGGCGGGGCTGATCCAGGAGCGGAACCGTGCCGTGGCCGACCTGACCCGGCAGGCCGAGGAGCTCTCCGCCGAGGTGGACGGGTTGAGCCGGGACGGCAGCACGGTCCGGCAGACCACCGCCCAGGCGGACCGGATCGCCCCGGGCGTGGGGACCCTCCCGGTGCAGGGACCGGCGCTGCGGGTGACCCTGGACGACGCCGGCTACAGCCTGGAGACCCTTCCCGAGGGCTACACGGTCGACGACGTCGTGGTGCACCAGCAGGACGTCCAGTCGGTCGTCAACGCGCTGTGGAGCGGCGGCGCCGAGGCGATGATGATCCAGGACCAGCGGATCGTGGCCACCAGCTCCGTCCAGTGCGTCGGCAACACCCTCTACCTGCAGGGCAGGGTGTACTCGCCGCCCTACTCGATCACCGCGATCGGTGACGTCGAGGGGATGCAGCAGGCGCTGGAGGACGACCCGGTCGTGACCAACTTCCGGGGGTGGTCCCGGGCGCTCGGCCTCGGCTACCAGGTCGAGGACGTGGGGGTCCAGGAGTTCCCGGGCTACGCCGGTCCCACCCGGCCGCTGCACGCCGAGGTGATCACCCCGCGTGAGCCCACCGAGCCCACGGTCGGCCCGGTCCAGCGGTAG
- a CDS encoding peptidoglycan D,D-transpeptidase FtsI family protein, whose product MNAPIRKLAVVVFAMFAALLIATTYIQFVQADQLRDQPGNRRTLLSNYSRDRGAILVDGDPIARSVDSGDELRRIREYPQGELYAHSTGYYSFIYGAGGGLELSKDALLSGTDDLLFYRRIVDLVTGTTPSGATLELTLDPEIQEAAAQALGDRRGAVVALDPRTGAILAMVSHPTYDPNVLASHQLGQVEDAWNELNNDDSRPMTNRAIAGDLYPPGSVFKLVVAAAALESGDFRPDSMLEGPLRYTLPNTTTELPNFGGAACAPTDEVSLADSVRVSCNTSFAWLAGELGADAIADQAASFGFGQSLQIPMSVTPSRYPSELDDAQVALTGIGQYDVRVTPMQVAMVSAAIANDGVVMEPYLVRTVRDQDLNTIEQTEPQELAEAISPKTAEELTAMMESVITDGSGTAAALPEVRVAGKTGTAEYGTNGAAHAWFTGFAPAGDPEIAVAVLVESASDDWTGETGGVVAAPIARAVLEAGVNR is encoded by the coding sequence GTGAACGCGCCGATCCGCAAGCTCGCGGTGGTGGTCTTCGCGATGTTCGCCGCGCTGCTCATCGCCACCACCTACATCCAGTTCGTCCAGGCGGACCAGCTGCGGGACCAGCCCGGCAACCGCCGCACCCTGCTGTCCAACTACAGCCGCGACCGCGGCGCCATCCTGGTGGACGGCGACCCGATCGCCCGCAGCGTGGACTCCGGGGACGAGCTGCGCCGCATCCGGGAGTACCCGCAGGGAGAGCTCTACGCCCACAGCACCGGCTACTACTCCTTCATCTACGGGGCCGGCGGCGGGCTCGAGCTGTCCAAGGACGCCCTGTTGTCCGGCACCGACGACCTGCTGTTCTACCGCCGGATCGTCGACCTGGTGACCGGCACCACGCCGAGCGGGGCCACCCTGGAGCTGACCCTGGACCCCGAGATCCAGGAGGCCGCGGCCCAGGCGCTGGGCGACCGGCGCGGCGCCGTCGTCGCACTCGACCCCCGCACCGGCGCGATCCTGGCCATGGTCAGCCACCCGACATACGACCCCAACGTGCTCGCCTCGCACCAGCTCGGCCAGGTGGAGGACGCCTGGAACGAGTTGAACAACGACGACAGCCGGCCGATGACCAACCGGGCGATCGCCGGCGACCTGTACCCACCCGGCTCGGTGTTCAAGCTCGTGGTGGCCGCCGCCGCGCTGGAGTCCGGCGACTTCCGGCCCGACAGCATGCTGGAGGGGCCGCTGCGCTACACCCTGCCGAACACCACGACCGAGCTGCCGAACTTCGGCGGTGCGGCCTGCGCCCCCACCGACGAGGTCAGCCTGGCGGACTCGGTCCGGGTCTCCTGCAACACCTCCTTCGCCTGGCTGGCGGGGGAGCTGGGTGCCGACGCGATCGCCGACCAGGCCGCCTCCTTCGGGTTCGGCCAGTCCCTGCAGATCCCGATGTCGGTGACGCCGAGCCGCTACCCCTCGGAGCTGGACGACGCCCAGGTCGCGCTGACCGGGATCGGGCAGTACGACGTCCGGGTCACCCCGATGCAGGTCGCCATGGTGTCGGCCGCCATCGCCAACGACGGGGTCGTCATGGAGCCCTACCTGGTGCGCACCGTCCGGGACCAGGACCTCAACACGATCGAGCAGACCGAGCCGCAGGAGCTGGCCGAGGCGATCTCGCCGAAGACGGCCGAGGAGCTGACGGCGATGATGGAGTCGGTCATCACCGACGGCTCCGGGACCGCGGCCGCGCTCCCGGAGGTGCGGGTCGCCGGCAAGACCGGCACCGCGGAATACGGCACGAACGGCGCGGCCCACGCCTGGTTCACCGGTTTCGCCCCCGCGGGCGACCCGGAGATCGCGGTCGCGGTGCTGGTCGAGAGCGCCTCGGATGACTGGACCGGCGAGACCGGTGGGGTGGTGGCCGCGCCGATCGCGCGGGCCGTGTTGGAGGCGGGAGTGAACCGATGA
- a CDS encoding rhomboid family intramembrane serine protease, whose protein sequence is MSHSDPAAAPVCPRHPDRVAYVRCQRCGRPACPDCQRPAAVGIQCVDCVAQASREAPRATTRFGGTPRRTTRPLVTLVLIGLCVLTYLGQQLNDEVTVALWFGPWLAETEPWRFLTAAFVHSPSGFMHIVFNMYALYLVGGYLEPMLGRARYLALYLVSALGGSVAVLLLASVPEGWFTPTVGASGAVFGLFGAMLVLNRHLGRDTTGILVILGINMVIGFLVSGISWQAHVGGAVTGVVIAGIYALTSSRGRDRKSVTRRRLAWPGLAVLVLLLGALSVWRIHEVTGTVVWMFGS, encoded by the coding sequence ATGAGCCACAGCGACCCGGCGGCCGCACCCGTCTGCCCGCGCCACCCCGACCGGGTGGCCTACGTCCGGTGCCAGCGGTGCGGCCGCCCGGCCTGCCCCGACTGTCAGCGTCCCGCCGCCGTCGGGATCCAGTGCGTGGACTGCGTCGCCCAGGCCTCCCGGGAGGCCCCTCGCGCCACCACCCGGTTCGGCGGCACCCCGCGCCGGACGACCCGCCCGCTGGTCACCCTGGTCCTGATCGGGCTGTGCGTGCTGACCTACCTGGGCCAGCAGCTGAACGACGAGGTGACCGTCGCGCTGTGGTTCGGACCGTGGCTCGCGGAGACGGAGCCGTGGCGCTTCCTCACGGCTGCCTTCGTGCACTCGCCCTCGGGCTTCATGCACATCGTGTTCAACATGTATGCCCTCTACCTGGTGGGCGGCTACCTGGAGCCGATGCTCGGGCGGGCCCGCTACCTGGCGCTCTACCTGGTCAGTGCGCTGGGCGGCAGCGTGGCGGTGCTGCTGCTGGCGAGCGTCCCCGAGGGATGGTTCACCCCGACCGTGGGGGCGTCCGGCGCGGTCTTCGGGCTGTTCGGCGCCATGCTCGTGCTGAACCGGCACCTGGGGCGGGACACCACCGGGATCCTGGTGATCCTCGGGATCAACATGGTGATCGGCTTCCTGGTGTCCGGCATCTCCTGGCAGGCGCACGTGGGGGGCGCCGTCACGGGCGTGGTCATCGCCGGGATCTACGCCCTGACCAGCAGCCGCGGACGGGACCGCAAGTCGGTCACCCGCCGCCGGCTCGCCTGGCCCGGCCTCGCCGTCCTGGTCCTGCTGCTCGGCGCCCTGTCGGTCTGGCGGATCCACGAGGTCACCGGCACCGTCGTCTGGATGTTCGGCAGCTGA
- a CDS encoding FtsW/RodA/SpoVE family cell cycle protein, giving the protein MSTITSVRPRTGRNTELVLLLFAIAIVLLAYVNVGLALEGTVPADLVTHGGGLLAVTGAFHLLLRWKASYADPLLLPIATLLNGLGLVMIHRLDLGSGRSPEAWASTRQLMWSVLAIVIAGIVLFLVRDHRMLRRYTYLAMAAGIVLLLLPMVPGLGVEEFGSRLWIRVGPLSFQPGELAKIVLTVFFAGYLVSTRDALSLVGRKFLGLQLPRGRDLGPLLLAWGVSIVILVGQRDLGSSLLFFGLFVAMLYVATERVSWIVIGLALFVGGAYVAWRLFAHVQTRVHLWLDPFAPDVQSDQVAKGLMGMGHGGLFGTGLGQGYPAETYLANSDYIVASFAEELGMIGVFAILVLYGLLVERGLRTAIGAREGFGKLLATGLSFSFGLQVFVIVGGITRVIPLTGLTTPFMSAGGSSLLANWIILALLLRISDHARRPVSERATDEAGQTAAQPAEGTR; this is encoded by the coding sequence GTGAGCACCATCACCTCGGTGCGACCCCGCACCGGCCGCAACACCGAGCTCGTCCTGCTCCTGTTCGCCATCGCCATCGTGCTGCTGGCCTACGTCAACGTGGGTCTCGCGCTGGAGGGCACCGTCCCGGCCGACCTGGTGACGCACGGCGGGGGGCTGCTCGCGGTCACCGGGGCGTTCCATCTGCTGCTGCGGTGGAAGGCCTCGTATGCCGACCCGCTGCTCCTGCCGATCGCCACCCTCCTCAACGGGTTGGGTCTGGTGATGATCCACCGGCTGGACCTCGGCTCGGGCCGCTCCCCGGAGGCCTGGGCGTCGACCCGCCAGCTGATGTGGAGCGTGCTGGCCATCGTGATCGCCGGGATCGTACTGTTCCTGGTCCGGGACCACCGGATGCTGCGCCGCTACACCTACCTGGCGATGGCCGCCGGTATCGTCCTCCTCCTGCTGCCGATGGTCCCCGGCCTCGGGGTGGAGGAGTTCGGCTCCCGCCTGTGGATCCGAGTCGGTCCACTCAGCTTCCAACCAGGTGAGCTCGCCAAGATCGTGCTCACTGTGTTCTTCGCTGGCTACCTCGTCTCCACGCGCGACGCGTTGTCCCTGGTGGGCCGCAAGTTCCTCGGGTTGCAGCTCCCGCGCGGCCGCGACCTGGGCCCGTTGCTGCTGGCCTGGGGCGTCTCGATCGTCATCCTGGTCGGCCAGCGCGACCTCGGCTCCTCGCTGCTCTTCTTCGGGCTCTTCGTCGCGATGCTCTACGTGGCGACCGAGCGGGTCAGCTGGATCGTCATTGGTCTGGCCCTGTTCGTGGGCGGGGCGTATGTCGCGTGGCGGCTCTTCGCCCACGTCCAGACCCGGGTGCACCTCTGGCTCGACCCGTTCGCCCCCGACGTGCAGTCCGACCAGGTGGCCAAGGGGCTGATGGGGATGGGTCACGGCGGGCTGTTCGGGACCGGCCTCGGGCAGGGCTACCCGGCGGAGACCTACCTGGCCAACAGCGACTACATCGTGGCCAGCTTCGCCGAGGAGCTCGGGATGATCGGGGTCTTCGCGATCCTGGTGCTCTACGGGCTGCTGGTGGAGCGCGGCCTGCGCACCGCGATCGGGGCGCGGGAGGGCTTCGGCAAGCTCCTGGCGACCGGGCTCTCCTTCTCCTTCGGCCTGCAGGTCTTCGTCATCGTGGGGGGCATCACCCGGGTCATCCCGCTCACCGGCCTGACCACACCCTTCATGTCCGCGGGCGGGTCCTCGCTGTTGGCCAACTGGATCATCCTGGCCCTGCTCCTGCGGATCAGCGACCACGCCCGCCGCCCGGTGTCCGAGCGTGCCACGGACGAGGCCGGGCAGACCGCGGCACAACCGGCAGAGGGCACCCGGTGA
- a CDS encoding acyltransferase family protein yields MTTTAHRVDALQAPPADTAVPTLPQAAPRHTPEHDRGAPRRRRHHGPDDLRPRPGRIPGLDGIRALAILGVLVFHFTPTVLPGGFLGVDIFFVVSGFLITTLLARELTSKGRLDLPRFWLRRARRLLPALLTVVVVSIAAARLVGGDLLVAIGRQAVGALTFSTNWLEIGAGASYFHNTSPLLFVNFWSLAVEEQFYLFWPVLLVVLLALARTSRQRIGVVTAVGLGSALLMAVLYQPGTDATRVYYGTDTHLFGLMLGVALAFAWAAPHRAGLRTDTWRRVRPYAVIGALAVLVLLMRVLGDSSAWTFRGGILLACLATVVLIAALLESDSPWRRVMQLRPLVWVGERSYGIYLWHWPVLMVAATLVPFAQGTVRAALVLTSALVVTFVLSELSHRFIETPVREDGFRATAARVRDWATAPWSDGWAPRVLAGTVALLVLFAAVAVATAPDKSETQQLIEEQEARLGGTPVPGEDAGSAAGEEAGDAEDAGADSGAADEAAGDERSGGLLGDGFGPGAALGAGPDSGSDPKSDKGDEARAEEDAKEDEEDKEAGDKEGDDKGSDEKDAADGDHPFGYTEDADGLLVPDGKDITAIGDSLVVTSADGLEYRFPGMTFEAKSNRQWGDAMPVLEAALEADTVRDNVIVHFGTNAGVDGDALREVLDTLGPDRQVVVMNLYSSSTFVPPSNETIDEVVADYPNAVVGDWHAAMTEEPETLQSDRIHPDIAGMHVYARVVAESFDKLARSS; encoded by the coding sequence ATGACGACCACTGCTCACCGGGTCGATGCGCTACAAGCACCCCCGGCGGACACGGCCGTCCCGACCCTCCCGCAGGCCGCCCCACGGCATACGCCGGAGCACGACCGCGGTGCGCCCCGGCGCCGCCGGCACCACGGCCCCGACGACCTGCGGCCCCGGCCCGGCCGGATCCCCGGACTGGACGGCATCCGCGCGCTGGCGATCCTCGGGGTGCTGGTCTTCCACTTCACCCCCACGGTGCTGCCCGGCGGGTTCCTCGGCGTCGACATCTTCTTCGTCGTCTCGGGCTTCCTGATCACCACCCTGCTCGCCCGCGAGCTCACCTCCAAGGGTCGGCTGGACCTGCCGCGCTTCTGGCTGCGCCGGGCCCGGCGGTTGCTCCCGGCGCTGCTCACCGTCGTGGTGGTCAGCATCGCCGCGGCCCGCCTCGTCGGCGGCGACCTGCTCGTGGCGATCGGCCGCCAGGCGGTCGGTGCCCTGACCTTCTCCACCAACTGGCTGGAGATCGGTGCGGGGGCCAGCTACTTCCACAACACCTCGCCGCTGCTCTTCGTGAACTTCTGGTCGCTGGCCGTGGAGGAGCAGTTCTACCTGTTCTGGCCGGTGCTCCTGGTGGTCCTGCTCGCGCTCGCCCGGACGTCACGGCAGCGGATCGGCGTGGTCACCGCCGTCGGGCTCGGCTCGGCCCTGCTGATGGCGGTGCTCTACCAGCCCGGCACCGACGCCACCCGGGTCTACTACGGCACGGACACCCACCTGTTCGGCCTGATGCTCGGGGTGGCGCTCGCCTTCGCGTGGGCCGCCCCGCACCGGGCCGGCCTGCGCACCGACACCTGGCGGCGGGTGCGGCCGTATGCCGTGATCGGCGCCCTGGCGGTCCTGGTCCTCCTGATGCGGGTGCTCGGCGACTCCTCCGCGTGGACCTTCCGCGGCGGCATCCTGCTGGCCTGCCTGGCCACGGTCGTGCTGATCGCGGCGCTGCTGGAGTCGGACAGCCCGTGGCGCCGGGTGATGCAGCTGCGCCCCCTGGTCTGGGTGGGCGAGCGGTCCTACGGCATCTACCTGTGGCACTGGCCGGTGCTGATGGTCGCAGCGACCCTGGTGCCGTTCGCCCAGGGCACGGTCCGGGCCGCGCTGGTGCTCACAAGTGCCCTGGTGGTCACCTTCGTCCTGTCCGAGTTGTCCCACCGGTTCATCGAGACCCCGGTGCGCGAGGACGGGTTCCGGGCCACGGCGGCGCGGGTGCGCGACTGGGCGACCGCCCCCTGGTCCGACGGCTGGGCGCCCCGGGTCCTCGCGGGCACGGTGGCCTTGCTGGTGCTGTTCGCCGCGGTGGCCGTCGCCACCGCCCCCGACAAGTCCGAGACGCAGCAGCTGATCGAGGAGCAGGAGGCCCGCCTCGGCGGCACCCCCGTCCCCGGCGAGGACGCCGGATCCGCCGCCGGCGAGGAGGCCGGTGACGCCGAGGACGCCGGGGCAGACTCCGGCGCTGCGGACGAGGCAGCCGGTGACGAACGATCGGGCGGCCTCCTGGGCGACGGCTTCGGCCCCGGGGCTGCCCTCGGCGCGGGACCGGACTCCGGGTCGGACCCGAAGTCCGACAAGGGTGACGAGGCCCGGGCCGAGGAGGACGCCAAGGAGGACGAGGAGGACAAGGAAGCCGGCGACAAGGAAGGCGACGACAAGGGAAGCGACGAGAAGGACGCCGCGGACGGGGACCACCCGTTCGGGTACACCGAGGACGCCGACGGCCTGCTGGTGCCGGACGGGAAGGACATCACCGCGATCGGCGACTCGCTCGTGGTGACCAGCGCCGACGGCCTGGAGTACCGCTTCCCCGGGATGACCTTCGAGGCCAAGTCCAACCGCCAGTGGGGCGACGCGATGCCCGTCCTGGAGGCTGCCCTCGAGGCGGACACTGTGCGGGACAACGTCATCGTGCACTTCGGGACCAACGCCGGCGTGGACGGCGACGCGCTGCGCGAGGTGCTCGACACGCTCGGCCCGGACCGCCAGGTCGTGGTGATGAACCTCTACTCCTCCAGCACCTTCGTCCCCCCGTCGAACGAGACGATCGACGAGGTCGTCGCGGACTACCCCAACGCCGTGGTGGGCGACTGGCACGCCGCGATGACCGAGGAGCCGGAGACCCTCCAGTCCGACCGGATCCACCCGGACATCGCCGGGATGCACGTCTACGCCCGGGTGGTGGCAGAGTCCTTCGACAAGTTGGCCCGATCATCTTGA